The Megalops cyprinoides isolate fMegCyp1 chromosome 12, fMegCyp1.pri, whole genome shotgun sequence genome contains a region encoding:
- the LOC118786644 gene encoding photoreceptor outer segment membrane glycoprotein 2-like encodes MAVLRVKFTKNKRDKLAQVLWVLNWVSVVTGIILFSLGLFLKVEINKRREIMSEREVHSVPNMLIAVGLIACGINFLGGKICYDCVDTTKFLRWKLLMLPYIICTFFFTFCILVGALMCYSMRTELEESLYVGLRDAMRYYKDTETPGRCFLKRTVDLLQIEFQCCGNGGFKDWFQIQWISNRYLDMSRREVVDRLRSNVEGKYLTDGVPFSCCNVYSPRPCIQHQITNNSAHFNYDYQTEELNLWQRGCRQALLEYYHQIMQSIGFTVLIIWLFELSVLTGVRYLQTAMENVLLQGDPESESDGWLLENSFVETARSNFNIIKNLGKCNQVDTEENGDPNIDVPSTAKYGPDNVPPKPIPVAS; translated from the exons ATGGCGGTCTTGAGGGTAAAGTTCACCAAGAACAAGAGGGACAAGCTGGCCCAGGTGCTGTGGGTCCTGAACTGGGTTTCCGTGGTGACAGGCATCATCCTTTTCAGCCTGGGCCTCTTCCTGAAGGTGGAGATAAACAAGAGGCGGGAGATAATGTCCGAGCGGGAGGTCCACTCTGTGCCCAACATGCTGATCGCCGTGGGCCTCATCGCCTGTGGCATCAACTTTCTGGGTGGAAAAATCTGCTATGACTGTGTGGACACCACCAAGTTCCTGCGGTGGAAGCTGCTGATGTTGCCCTACATCATCTGCACCTTCTTCTTCACCTTCTGCATCCTGGTGGGTGCGCTAATGTGCTACAGCATGCGCACCGAACTGGAGGAGTCACTCTATGTAGGGCTGCGAGACGCCATGCGCTACTACAAGGACACGGAAACGCCCGGCCGCTGCTTCCTCAAGCGGACAGTGGACCTGCTGCAGATCGAGTTCCAGTGCTGCGGCAATGGGGGCTTCAAAGACTGGTTCCAGATCCAATGGATCAGCAACCGTTACTTGGACATGTCCCGCAGAGAAGTGGTGGA CCGTCTGAGGAGTAATGTGGAGGGGAAGTACCTGACGGACGGGGTCCCCTTCAGCTGCTGCAACGTCTACTCCCCCCGGCCCTGCATCCAGCACCAGATCACCAACAACTCGGCCCACTTCAACTACGACTATCAGACGGAGGAGCTGAACCTCTGGCAGCGCGGCTGCCGGCAGGCCCTGCTGGAGTACTACCACCAGATCATGCAGTCCATCGGCTTCACCGTGCTCATCATCTGGCTCTTTGAG ctgtcCGTGCTGACAGGGGTGCGCTACCTCCAGACTGCCATGGAGAACGTTCTCCTCCAGGGGGACCCCGAATCGGAGTCCGATGGCTGGCTGCTGGAGAACAGTTTCGTGGAGACGGCCCGCTCCAACTTCAACATCATTAAGAACCTGGGCAAGTGCAACCAGGTCGACACTGAGGAGAATGGTGACCCCAATATCGATGTCCCCTCCACTGCAAAATATGGCCCAGATAATGTACCCCCCAAACCAATCCCTGTGGCCAGCTAA